From Drosophila yakuba strain Tai18E2 chromosome 2L, Prin_Dyak_Tai18E2_2.1, whole genome shotgun sequence, one genomic window encodes:
- the LOC6528161 gene encoding cytochrome c oxidase subunit 6C-1, translated as MANTPATSSAGPVLRGLHNATIKRNLAISLGLTALVTVAYKILVNDPKKAAYADFYSKYDANKSFERMKAAGRFQSC; from the exons ATGGCCAACACTCCAGCCACCTCCTCTGCCGGACCCGTGCTCCGTGGTCTCCACAACGCCACCATCAAGCGCAACCTGGCCATTTCCCTGGGACTGACCGCTCTGGTGACCGTCGCCTACAAAATTCTGGTCAACGATCCCAAGAAGGCCGCCTACGCCGACTTCTACTC GAAGTACGATGCCAACAAGTCCTTCGAGCGCATGAAGGCCGCCGGTCGTTTCCAGTCCTGCTAG
- the LOC6528160 gene encoding acylphosphatase-2, translated as MGIPDIRLLVTLDFEVYGHVQGLNLTKDTRDRCTKAGITGWVKNSKQGTIVGKMQGPKEEVDKMITWLSTEGSPGCQIDRCEVRNQGNLSRLDYKDFAIRF; from the exons ATGGGCATTCCGGATATCCGACTGCTGGTGACGCTGGACTTTGAGGTCTATGGACATGTACAAG GCCTGAATCTCACGAAAGACACCCGCGATCGCTGCACCAAGGCGGGAATTACTGGCTGGGTGAAGAACAGCAAACAGGGCACCATTGTGGGCAAGATGCAGGGACCCAAGGAGGAAGTGGACAAGAT GATCACCTGGCTGTCCACTGAGGGCTCTCCCGGCTGCCAAATCGATCGCTGTGAGGTCCGAAACCAGGGCAACCTCAGCCGACTGGACTATAAGGACTTTGCCATTAGGTTTTAG
- the LOC6528158 gene encoding uncharacterized protein LOC6528158: MLPTDKGSLAASRPQKSHCHGSESVSDKQLLQHLHPHTHPHPVHLQPAHAHATHSPACEKRLEAETPRRDLHELLLELLDMMLSCLVVAPCVIAYWRGTWELMFVYLFPDSLPLSAMASFLIGGLGHFFFTVTQNFFKEHIHPDRRRLTYYAVSRLYTAVFGIVCVNMWRGAWLLCDWLTSVDSLIIVSVVTGIALIFLVATRTLRNLGAAPYTVTMDHKSDYFEVDTMFKIPGFHQPGLYILDTLFSVFVIGSLVVIAWRGVWGIFDLLLFPADKAKSAWGSLLIGYLTVFVTFLIHPLMRYVCRRISGILKLIICDIYYLMTFFGAVNAWRGIWNLLDVYLYPDNKLLSFWLTHIVPFLLLAALKCSNSILVRGVFIDGEGVGADSVDIPINYVRLHFLRERRKKAGLQATSQPPPPHYYLKPEHVALGRNAEKDKEAQSSLIEKPHAAVQIV; the protein is encoded by the exons ATGTTGCCCACCGACAAGGGCAGCTTGGCGGCCAGCAGGCCGCAGAAATCTCATTGCCATGGATCGGAATCCGTGTCGGATAAGCAGCTCCTGCAGCACCTCCATCCACACACGCATCCGCATCCAGTGCACCTGCAAcccgcacacgcacacgccACACACTCACCCGCCTGCGAGAAGCGTTTGGAGGCGGAGACGCCACGGCGGGATCTCCATGAGCTGCTGCTCGAGCTGCTGGACATGATGCTGTCCTGCCTGGTGGTGGCACCCTGTGTGATCGCCTACTGGCGCGGCACCTGGGAACTGATGTTCGTCTATCTGTTTCCCGACAGTTTGCCGCTGTCTGCGATGGCCAGTTTTCTGATTGGCGGACTGGGGCACTTCTTTTTCACGGTCACACAGAACTTCTTCAAGGAGCACATCCATCCGGACCGCAGGCGACTCACATACTACGCCGTATCGCGACTCTATACGGCCGTATTCGGCATCGTTTGCGTGAATATGTGGCGGGGTGCCTGGCTGCTCTGCGACTGGCTGACCAGTGTGGACTCCTTGATCATCGTGTCCGTGGTGACGGGCATCGCACTTATCTTCCTGGTGGCCACACGGACACTGCGGAATCTCGGCGCTGCTCCCTACACCGTGACCATGGACCACAAGAGCGACTACTTTGAGGTGGACACCATGTTCAAAATACCC GGGTTTCATCAACCTGGCCTTTACATTTTGGACACCCTCTTCTCGGTCTTTGTGATCGGCAGTCTCGTGGTCATCGCCTGGCGCGGAGTCTGGGGAATCTTTGACCTGCTGCTCTTCCCCGCGGACAAGGCTAAGTCGGCCTGGGGATCGCTG CTCATTGGATATCTGACGGTGTTTGTGACGTTCCTCATTCACCCACTGATGCGGTACGTGTGTCGTCGCATCAGCGGAATCCTCAAGCTAATCATATGCGACATTTACTATCTGATGACTTTCTTTGGGGCTGTGAATGCCTGGCGCGGCATCTGGAATCTGCTGgatgtgtatctgtatccag ATAACAAGCTGCTGAGCTTCTGGCTGACCCACATCGTTCCTTTCCTGCTCCTCGCTGCCCTCAAGTGCTCCAATTCCATCCTGGTGCGCGGCGTGTTCATCGACGGAGAGGGCGTAGGCGCCGATAGCGTCGATATACCCATCAACTATGTGCGGCTGCACTTCCTCCGCGAGCGCCGGAAGAAGGCAGGCCTTCAGGCCACATCCCAGCCCCCGCCACCGCATTACTATTTGAAACCGGAGCACGTCGCACTCGGAAGGAATGCGGAGAAGGACAAGGAGGCACAGAGCAGCCTCATCGAGAAGCCACATGCCGCCGTGCAGATCGTTTAG
- the LOC6528157 gene encoding medium-chain acyl-CoA ligase ACSF2, mitochondrial: protein MNSKLQTISRYMLRQKCALNAMRSISTSMPTLISHKHHIGKEPLVYRTVGQQLELSAQDYGHVEAIVSCHEGKRYTFKSLLQEVDALAAGFRKLGLQPGDAIGLWAPNYMHWYLGMMGAARAGLTSVGLNPAYQGPEIAYCLNKVNVKAIIAPETFKSQNYYEILRDICPEISDAEPGKIRSEKFPHLQSVIIDSNDGLKGALRFDDFLDLANKSEREEVAKIQKNILPESPCNIQFTSGTTGNPKAACLSHHNFLNNGIHVGNRNELEGERICVQVPMFHAFGVVITIMAALTKGATMVLPAAGFSPKDSLQAIVNEKCTVIHGTPTMYVDLVNTQKKLQVPLGRIKKAITGGAIVSPQLIKDVRQVLNVETVHSVYGLTETTGVIFQSLPGDSSDVVLNSVGHLTDHIEAKVVDEEGRCVPFGQPGELCVRGYTTMLGYHGDEAKTKETIGNDRWLRTGDQFVLEANGYGRIVGRLKEMLIRGGENIFPKEIEDFLNSHPQIIEAHVIGVPDERLGEEVCAYVRLEEGVDPASFTAATVKAYAKGKLAHFKVPRYVIPITAFPKTTSGKIQKFKLVEDFKTKETELKAARA from the exons ATGAACAGCAAGCTGCAGACCATCTCCAGATATATGCTGAGGCAGAAATGTGCCCTCAACGCGATGCGCAG CATCTCCACCTCGATGCCCACCCTGATCAGCCATAAGCATCACATCGGAAAGGAGCCACTGGTGTATCGCACCGTTGGCCAGCAGTTGGAGCTTTCGGCGCAGGATTACGGCCATGTGGAGGCGATTGTCTCCTGCCACGAGGGCAAGCGGTACACCTTCAAGAGTTTGCTGCAGGAAGTGGATGCTTTGGCGGCGGGTTTCCGGAAGTTGGGTCTTCAGCCGGGCGATGCCATTGGTCTGTGGGCACCGAACTACATGCACTGGTACCTGGGCATGATGGGGGCAGCCCGAGCGGGTCTCACCTCGGTGGGTCTGAATCCCGCTTACCAGGGACCCGAAATAGCCTACTGCCTGAATAAGGTCAATGTGAAGGCCATCATTGCACCGGAGACGTTCAAGAGCCAGAACTACTATGAGATTTTGAGAGATATCTGCCCGGAAATCTCGGATGCGGAGCCTGGCAAGATCCGGAGTGAGAAGTTCCCGCACCTGCAATCCGTAATCATCGACAGCAACGATGGCCTGAAAGGTGCCCTGCGCTTTGATGACTTCCTCGACCTGGCCAACAAATCGGAGCGCGAAGAAGTGGCCAAAATCCAGAAGAACATTCTGCCAGAGTCGCCGTGCAATATTCAGTTCACATCGGGAACCACTGGCAATCCCAAGGCTGCCTGCCTTAGCCATCACAATTTCCTGAACAATGGCATCCATGTGGGCAATCGCAATGAACTGGAGGGCGAGAGGATCTGTGTACAGGTGCCCATGTTCCATGCCTTCGGAGTGGTCATTACCATCATGGCTGCATTGACCAAAGGTGCTACCATGGTCCTGCCCGCAGCCGGTTTCAGTCCCAAGGACTCGCTGCAAGCCATCGTCAATGAGAAGTGCACGGTTATCCATGGCACACCCACCATGTATGTGGATTTGGTCAACACCCAGAAGAAGCTGCAGGTGCCGCTGGGCAGGATCAAGAAGGCCATCACCGGAGGTGCCATTGTATCGCCGCAGCTCATCAAGGATGTGAGACAGGTGCTCAACGTGGAAACGGTTCACAGTGTCTATGGGCTTACGGAAACTACAGGTGTGATCTTCCAGTCGCTGCCCGGTGACAGCAGCGATGTTGTCCTGAACTCAGTGGGCCATCTGACGGATCACATCGAAGCCAAGGTGGTGGATGAAGAGGGCAGGTGTGTGCCATTTGGACAGCCAGGTGAGCTGTGCGTCCGCGGTTACACCACGATGCTGGGCTACCACGGGGATGAGGCGAAAACGAAGGAAACCATCGGTAATGATAGGTGGCTGCGCACGGGAGATCAGTTTGTCCTGGAGGCCAATGGATATGGAAGGATTGTGGGTCGCCTGAAGGAGATGCTCATTCGTGGCGGCGAAAATATTTTCCCCAAGGAGATTGAAGACTTTCTCAATAGCCATCCACAGATCATTGAGGCTCAT GTGATTGGAGTTCCTGATGAGCGACTGGGTGAGGAAGTTTGCGCCTACGTTCGCCTTGAGGAGGGCGTTGACCCCGCATCCTTTACCGCGGCGACCGTGAAGGCCTATGCCAAGGGCAAACTGGCCCACTTCAAGGTGCCCAGATATGTGATCCCCATAACTGCATTCCCAAAAACCACCTCGGGCAAGATCCAGAAATTCAAGCTGGTAGAGGACTTTAAGACGAAGGAAACGGAGCTGAAAGCTGCCAGAGCTTAG
- the LOC6528159 gene encoding protein Turandot M → MNPTVYLSCLVVFSLFYLGKAQAENDDEFATEKQRLLRVYGDSSVDEATRYRNVDDLVKFYDKYSTLLPLKPDLTQRAQDLVRRYKEESARVVLVDGAPAQGGFWLPLVKLLIVQLGVEIASEGFKRAIES, encoded by the exons ATGAATCCTACAGTTTATTTGAG ctgcctAGTAGTTTTTTCCCTATTTTACCTGGGGAAAGCACAAGCTGAAAACGACGATGAATTCGCTACAGAAAAGCAGCGCTTACTTCGCGTGTATGGTGATTCCTCGGTTGACGAAGCCACCAGATACAGGAACGTTGACGACCTGGTCAAGTTCTACGATAAGTACTCCACTCTCCTTCCTTTGAAGCCGGATTTAACACAACGCGCCCAGGATCTCGTGAGGCGATACAAGGAGGAAAGCGCTCGTGTGGTTTTGGTGGATGGTGCCCCGGCTCAAGGCGGATTCTGGTTGCCACTGGTGAAGCTACTCATTGTCCAGCTGGGCGTTGAAATTGCCTCCGAGGGATTCAAGCGCGCTATTGAATCTTAA